A single region of the Sulfurimonas sp. genome encodes:
- a CDS encoding YchJ family protein, with product MKKIETPEDLMRSRYEAFVRMDGEYLAKTTTQNIPTDMSSYKDIEWLKLDVLDTKDDEVEFKAYYKENGIIQVLHERSKFIKKDGQWLYDSGVLFNTKIERNETCPCGSGRKYKKCCA from the coding sequence ATGAAAAAGATAGAGACACCGGAAGATTTAATGAGAAGCCGTTATGAGGCTTTTGTTAGAATGGACGGTGAGTATTTAGCTAAAACAACAACTCAAAACATTCCAACAGATATGAGTTCATACAAAGACATAGAATGGTTAAAACTTGATGTGTTAGATACAAAAGACGATGAAGTTGAGTTTAAGGCATACTATAAAGAAAACGGAATAATTCAAGTGTTACACGAAAGAAGTAAGTTTATAAAAAAAGATGGGCAGTGGCTATACGATAGCGGAGTGCTTTTTAATACAAAAATTGAGAGAAATGAGACTTGTCCTTGTGGCAGCGGAAGGAAGTATAAGAAATGTTGCGCCTAG
- the maf gene encoding septum formation inhibitor Maf, with translation MLRLASGSITRAELLKNAGIEFIQESVDFDEDSIITDCPKNFVYQATHGKYEINRRTFGIDDYPLLVADTVVTSKGHILRKARCADEARNILMTQSGNITSIITCMIYEDKSKKIIDISSTDYLFAEFEDKELDKYLSSGDWRGKAGACMVEGFCKNYIKEVKGYESTAMGLNTDLLKAFL, from the coding sequence ATGTTGCGCCTAGCATCAGGATCAATTACTCGTGCAGAACTTTTAAAAAATGCCGGCATTGAATTTATACAAGAGAGTGTAGATTTCGATGAAGATTCAATTATAACTGACTGTCCAAAAAACTTTGTTTATCAGGCAACTCACGGAAAGTACGAAATAAATAGAAGAACTTTTGGAATAGATGATTATCCGCTTTTGGTTGCTGATACGGTAGTTACAAGTAAAGGGCATATTTTACGTAAAGCCAGATGCGCGGATGAGGCAAGAAATATTTTAATGACTCAAAGTGGCAATATTACTTCCATAATAACTTGTATGATATATGAAGACAAAAGTAAAAAAATAATAGATATCTCATCAACCGATTATCTGTTTGCAGAGTTTGAAGACAAAGAACTGGATAAATATTTAAGCTCTGGAGATTGGAGAGGTAAAGCAGGTGCTTGTATGGTAGAGGGTTTTTGTAAAAACTATATAAAAGAGGTCAAGGGTTACGAGAGTACTGCAATGGGGCTTAACACTGATCTGTTAAAGGCTTTTTTATGA
- a CDS encoding aminotransferase class I/II-fold pyridoxal phosphate-dependent enzyme: MNYYEKELNALKKSGRFRERFVVDESLKDFGSNDYLGLAHNKELHKKTCQELEKLPSHSAKASLLVNGYHQIHKDFEEALCEANNFEDAVVVGSGFNANIAMIEALCRKGDMLFMDELYHASGVLATQLEHVNVVFFKHNNMEDLRELLNKHSGAKRKIIAVEGIYSMDGDLCNHEVFSIADQEDAILIVDEAHSSGVVGENLMGVFDLYKITPKQNHIKMGTLGKAYGGFGAYILSSKHIIEYLINRAKPIIYATALSLYDTLLAHRSLEYIIEHKEELLGQINLRKMIVQRELGISIDGLIVPIVIGDNKKVLEIKDDIQKNGYFIGAIRQPTVERAILRVIARLGESEIELISLCKKLSQYSVT; this comes from the coding sequence ATGAACTATTATGAAAAAGAGCTGAACGCTTTAAAAAAGTCTGGTCGTTTTAGAGAAAGGTTTGTAGTAGATGAGTCTTTAAAGGACTTTGGATCTAATGATTATCTTGGACTTGCACATAATAAAGAACTTCATAAAAAAACTTGCCAAGAGTTAGAAAAATTACCAAGCCACTCCGCTAAAGCATCACTTTTAGTAAATGGATATCATCAGATTCACAAAGATTTTGAAGAAGCACTGTGTGAGGCAAATAATTTTGAAGACGCAGTCGTGGTTGGAAGCGGGTTTAATGCAAATATAGCAATGATAGAGGCACTTTGTAGAAAAGGCGATATGCTTTTTATGGATGAGCTTTACCACGCTTCAGGGGTTCTTGCAACTCAGCTTGAACATGTAAATGTTGTGTTTTTTAAACATAATAATATGGAAGATTTAAGAGAACTTCTAAATAAGCATAGCGGTGCAAAAAGAAAAATAATAGCAGTTGAAGGCATTTACTCTATGGATGGAGATCTGTGTAATCATGAGGTGTTTAGTATAGCTGATCAAGAGGATGCTATTTTAATAGTTGATGAAGCACATAGCAGTGGTGTAGTTGGAGAGAATCTTATGGGTGTGTTTGATCTGTATAAAATAACTCCAAAACAAAATCATATAAAGATGGGTACACTTGGTAAAGCATATGGTGGATTTGGAGCATACATACTCTCTTCAAAACATATAATAGAATATTTGATAAACCGTGCAAAACCAATTATATATGCTACTGCACTCTCTTTATACGACACACTTTTAGCACATAGATCGTTAGAGTATATAATAGAACATAAAGAAGAGTTGCTGGGTCAGATAAACCTTAGAAAGATGATAGTCCAGCGTGAACTTGGTATAAGTATAGACGGACTTATAGTACCTATAGTTATAGGTGATAATAAAAAAGTTTTAGAGATAAAAGATGATATCCAAAAAAATGGCTACTTTATTGGAGCTATACGTCAACCTACAGTTGAAAGAGCTATTTTAAGGGTTATTGCCAGACTTGGAGAGAGTGAAATCGAACTTATATCTTTATGTAAAAAATTATCACAATATAGTGTTACGTAG
- a CDS encoding LPP20 family lipoprotein, with protein MFKSALNTLVLSFVFFMSGCGGASGPSTSELPKWFLNPPASNPVFYYGVGEGDSVDAAKANALAQIGGTISTSVSSDLEINTNVTNDVINENIKSQTKSSIEKIKFTGAEVVENAQSGGKIYTLVKVDRGVLFSAQKSEMDISYNKMNSLYESSKNGNVLDLMKNTTSIHQLANNVSVKLPILKAISSDFNKAKYEKEILDIFSTTRDAKRKAMVYVSYDKNAKGEAAVVKNHISSYGMTLVSNPSSVKTKKNLLKLHVSKTAKKENVKTNDPRLKGASFARVVVTLDTKDYANKTLANNRIEVINISKDGYNAAVAKTKKFEREIDRRGILKILLDSAK; from the coding sequence ATGTTTAAATCAGCTCTTAATACATTAGTTTTATCTTTTGTATTTTTTATGAGTGGGTGTGGAGGGGCAAGTGGTCCTTCTACATCAGAGTTACCAAAATGGTTTTTAAATCCTCCTGCTTCAAATCCTGTATTTTATTATGGTGTAGGTGAGGGTGATAGTGTAGATGCTGCAAAAGCAAATGCATTGGCTCAAATCGGTGGTACAATCAGTACTAGCGTTTCATCAGACCTTGAGATAAATACAAATGTAACAAATGACGTGATAAATGAAAATATAAAATCTCAAACTAAATCTTCTATAGAGAAGATCAAGTTTACCGGTGCTGAAGTAGTTGAAAATGCTCAAAGTGGCGGTAAGATTTATACTTTAGTAAAAGTAGATCGCGGTGTTTTATTTTCTGCACAAAAGTCTGAAATGGACATTAGTTATAACAAGATGAACTCGTTATATGAGAGCTCTAAAAATGGTAATGTTTTAGACCTTATGAAAAACACTACAAGTATTCATCAATTAGCTAATAACGTTAGTGTTAAACTTCCGATTTTAAAAGCAATCAGCTCAGATTTTAATAAAGCTAAGTATGAAAAAGAGATCTTAGATATTTTTAGTACAACAAGAGATGCTAAAAGAAAAGCTATGGTTTATGTATCTTATGATAAAAATGCAAAAGGTGAAGCTGCAGTTGTTAAAAACCATATTTCAAGTTACGGTATGACACTTGTAAGTAATCCAAGTAGTGTTAAAACTAAAAAGAATCTTTTAAAACTGCATGTTTCAAAAACTGCAAAAAAAGAAAACGTTAAAACAAATGACCCTCGCCTAAAGGGTGCTAGTTTTGCAAGAGTTGTTGTAACTTTAGATACAAAAGATTATGCTAATAAAACATTGGCAAATAACCGTATTGAAGTTATAAACATATCTAAAGACGGATACAATGCTGCAGTTGCTAAAACTAAAAAGTTTGAAAGAGAAATAGATAGAAGAGGGATATTGAAAATTCTTCTTGACAGTGCTAAATAA
- a CDS encoding DUF4105 domain-containing protein, whose product MKSFELNFSLKRLFLALILFTSVHLLAQDSHKNIIKITASKTYWSKLLHYEGSKSIIETGEFFLSPNGKTSLEAELEATLSAFKNDPYTKCKYPARYKWLNSLGIVERIDAECKELDRFLAPNFNKISIVFSTERYSAAASLFGHVLLKVDSKTRSNVIEYTADVSKSTSAISYAFKGVFGGFVSKYNFFSFNAKDYEAREQEFRDLVVYELNFSQNEIDNILLHLYEVKDTTQKYYFLTRNCSSELITLLDIYNYDAKERSSSKLFVLPVEVVNSVYQSGKVKNIKLLHSKLKQFQMHYEVLDEDEKNILRDVVFSKRSVHSLIKDTNISKSSKDKIVLSALLYYEIVVQDKQISQKELSKILTLSTYKNNNFLSYGHEYKDIDKNPISPYMYRTSFGFLYKKDPYATIGFRNLYKNRFDLLDGLVKNGSVELFDLELRANDKLSIEHFTLMHLSSMPLSSEFFSEPTKEMSIGLKRLFYDDKLYSYGEYGIGKRMKATNNISYGFTVYGGAYDSGDSLFCLGLKTEIEYKLVSKYLFRFGTGIARYENDNFDESFNDANVFIQMNFKTSEHSLLGTKIEYYDNQDEYFTTSVYYNYSF is encoded by the coding sequence TTGAAAAGTTTTGAGTTAAATTTTAGTCTTAAGAGACTGTTTTTAGCTCTTATACTTTTTACTTCCGTGCATCTTCTAGCACAAGATTCCCATAAAAATATAATTAAAATAACAGCGAGTAAAACATATTGGAGTAAACTGCTTCATTATGAAGGTTCAAAAAGTATTATAGAAACAGGTGAGTTCTTTTTATCGCCTAATGGTAAGACAAGTTTAGAAGCGGAGTTAGAAGCTACTCTAAGCGCATTTAAAAACGATCCTTACACGAAATGTAAATATCCTGCTAGATATAAGTGGCTTAATTCATTGGGTATTGTTGAGAGAATTGATGCAGAGTGTAAGGAACTAGATAGATTTTTAGCACCAAATTTTAATAAAATAAGTATAGTTTTCTCTACTGAGAGATATAGTGCGGCAGCTTCACTGTTTGGGCATGTTTTATTAAAAGTTGATTCTAAAACTAGAAGTAATGTTATAGAATATACAGCAGATGTATCTAAAAGCACATCTGCTATATCTTATGCTTTTAAAGGTGTTTTTGGAGGTTTTGTCAGTAAGTATAATTTCTTTTCGTTTAATGCAAAAGATTATGAAGCAAGAGAGCAGGAGTTTAGGGATTTAGTAGTATATGAATTGAATTTTTCACAAAATGAGATAGATAATATTTTACTCCATCTATACGAAGTAAAAGATACTACGCAAAAATACTATTTCTTAACAAGAAACTGTAGTTCAGAACTTATAACGCTTTTAGATATATACAATTACGACGCAAAAGAAAGAAGTAGCTCAAAGCTATTTGTACTTCCGGTTGAAGTAGTGAATTCTGTATATCAGAGTGGTAAAGTTAAAAATATAAAACTTTTACACTCTAAACTCAAACAGTTCCAAATGCATTATGAAGTGCTGGATGAAGATGAAAAAAACATATTAAGAGATGTGGTCTTTTCTAAAAGAAGTGTACATAGTCTGATCAAAGATACAAATATCTCTAAAAGTTCAAAAGATAAAATTGTATTAAGTGCATTACTCTATTATGAAATAGTTGTACAAGATAAACAAATATCCCAAAAAGAGCTTTCAAAAATACTGACTTTATCAACATACAAAAATAATAATTTTTTGTCATATGGGCATGAATATAAAGATATAGATAAAAATCCGATATCACCGTATATGTACAGAACATCTTTTGGATTTCTTTATAAAAAAGACCCGTATGCTACAATTGGTTTTAGAAACCTGTACAAAAACCGTTTTGATCTTCTGGATGGTTTAGTTAAAAATGGTAGTGTTGAGTTGTTTGACCTTGAGTTACGGGCAAACGATAAGCTGTCTATAGAACATTTTACATTAATGCATCTCTCATCCATGCCTTTATCTAGTGAGTTTTTTTCAGAACCTACAAAAGAGATGAGCATAGGTTTAAAAAGGCTATTCTATGATGATAAACTTTATAGTTATGGGGAATATGGAATAGGCAAAAGAATGAAAGCTACTAATAATATTTCATATGGTTTTACTGTCTACGGTGGGGCATATGACTCTGGAGATAGCCTGTTTTGTTTAGGTTTAAAAACAGAGATTGAATATAAATTAGTTTCAAAATATCTTTTTAGATTCGGTACGGGTATAGCAAGATATGAAAATGATAACTTTGATGAATCATTCAATGATGCTAATGTATTTATACAGATGAATTTTAAAACTTCTGAACATTCTTTGCTTGGCACAAAGATAGAATACTACGATAATCAAGATGAGTATTTTACAACTTCAGTTTATTATAACTATAGTTTTTAG
- a CDS encoding ATP-binding cassette domain-containing protein, which yields MKINKLKIDYKEKTLVDIAFDINSSLALVGQSGSGKSLSIKALLNMLPNTMSRELNIDADFELKAGDTIGFVPQNPFTALSPLTKIKKQFFKSDERIDELFEHVGLDKSLQERFPPELSGGQLQRVVIAMALEGNPKILMLDEPTTALDPETRVLILELLKRLQSEYKFKILFVTHDMNSAKNLCEDICVIKEGHLVEYGKMHDILQSPKEKYTQTLIEANFANRDFRQ from the coding sequence ATGAAAATCAATAAACTAAAAATAGATTATAAAGAAAAAACACTTGTAGATATTGCATTTGATATTAATTCATCACTTGCACTTGTAGGTCAAAGCGGTAGTGGTAAATCTCTAAGCATAAAAGCACTTTTAAATATGCTTCCAAACACAATGAGCAGAGAGTTAAATATAGATGCTGATTTTGAACTTAAGGCTGGTGATACAATTGGTTTTGTTCCTCAAAACCCGTTCACGGCACTATCTCCGCTTACAAAAATCAAAAAGCAGTTTTTTAAATCAGACGAGAGAATAGATGAATTGTTTGAACATGTTGGACTAGACAAATCTCTTCAAGAGAGATTTCCTCCTGAACTCTCAGGCGGGCAGTTGCAACGTGTAGTAATAGCAATGGCTCTAGAGGGTAATCCAAAAATTTTAATGCTTGATGAACCGACAACTGCACTAGATCCTGAAACAAGGGTTTTAATACTTGAACTTTTAAAAAGACTTCAAAGTGAGTATAAGTTTAAAATACTTTTCGTAACGCACGATATGAATTCTGCAAAAAATTTATGTGAAGATATATGTGTTATAAAAGAAGGTCATTTGGTTGAATATGGTAAAATGCACGACATATTACAATCTCCAAAAGAAAAATATACGCAAACTTTAATTGAAGCAAATTTTGCAAACAGGGACTTTAGGCAATGA